Proteins encoded in a region of the Dorea longicatena genome:
- a CDS encoding xylulokinase, which yields MSNVKEIIESGKAYLGIEFGSTRIKAVLIDEEHNPIASGSHTWENRYENGLWTYSLDDIWAGLQDSYRDMAENVQKEYGVTIKKLGAIGFSAMMHGYMAFDKEGKLLAPFQTWRNSNTGKASEVLVDLFQYNIPLRWSIAHLYQCILDKEDHVKDIAFTTTLAGYIHWQMTGEKVLGVGDASGMFPIDMNTKDYDEEMIQKFDKLIEGENYPWKIKEILPKVLVAGDAAGILTEEGAKKLDPTGNLEAGIPLCPPEGDAGTGMVATNSVAQRTSNISAGTSFFSMVVLEKPLKDLHTEIDMVTTPDGSLVAMVHSNNGTTDLNAWVNLFKEFADSIGADVDMNQMYGTLYNKALEGDADCGGILSYGNYAGEPITNVEKGRPMVVRTPETKFNLANFMRSHLYTALGVIKVGMDILTKDEGVEIDTVLGHGGLFKTKGVGQKILADAINTPVVVMETAGEGGPWGMAILAEYMVKREEGEKLEDYLKNKVFGSDAGSRIDPDPEGVAGYEAFMETYKKGLDVERRACADL from the coding sequence ATGAGCAATGTAAAAGAGATCATTGAAAGCGGAAAAGCATATCTTGGAATCGAATTCGGTTCTACAAGAATTAAAGCAGTACTGATCGATGAGGAGCACAATCCGATCGCATCCGGAAGCCATACATGGGAGAACCGTTATGAGAACGGACTGTGGACCTACTCTCTGGACGATATCTGGGCAGGTCTTCAGGACAGCTACCGCGATATGGCAGAAAATGTACAGAAAGAATACGGAGTAACGATCAAGAAACTGGGAGCGATCGGATTCAGTGCCATGATGCACGGATATATGGCATTTGACAAAGAAGGAAAGCTTCTTGCACCATTCCAGACATGGAGAAACAGCAATACAGGAAAAGCTTCCGAAGTGCTGGTAGATCTGTTCCAGTATAATATTCCGCTGAGATGGAGTATCGCACATCTGTATCAGTGCATTCTGGATAAAGAAGATCATGTAAAAGATATCGCATTCACGACAACACTTGCAGGATATATCCACTGGCAGATGACAGGTGAGAAGGTTCTTGGTGTAGGAGATGCATCCGGAATGTTCCCAATCGACATGAATACAAAAGACTATGATGAAGAAATGATCCAGAAGTTCGATAAACTCATCGAAGGTGAGAACTATCCATGGAAAATAAAAGAGATTCTTCCTAAAGTTCTGGTAGCAGGAGACGCAGCCGGTATCCTGACAGAAGAAGGAGCAAAGAAACTTGACCCTACAGGTAATCTGGAAGCCGGAATCCCGCTTTGTCCTCCGGAAGGAGATGCAGGAACAGGTATGGTAGCTACAAACAGCGTAGCACAGCGTACAAGCAACATTTCCGCTGGTACTTCATTCTTCTCTATGGTTGTCCTTGAGAAACCTCTGAAAGACTTACATACAGAGATCGACATGGTTACAACACCTGACGGAAGTCTGGTTGCCATGGTACATTCCAATAACGGAACAACAGATCTGAATGCATGGGTAAATCTGTTCAAAGAATTCGCTGATTCTATCGGAGCAGACGTAGACATGAATCAGATGTATGGAACACTTTACAATAAAGCACTGGAAGGCGATGCTGACTGTGGTGGAATCCTTTCTTATGGTAACTACGCAGGCGAGCCTATCACAAATGTAGAAAAAGGACGCCCAATGGTAGTCAGAACACCAGAGACAAAATTCAATCTGGCTAACTTCATGAGATCTCACCTGTACACAGCACTTGGTGTTATCAAAGTCGGAATGGATATCTTAACAAAAGACGAAGGTGTTGAGATTGATACCGTTCTTGGACATGGCGGACTCTTCAAGACAAAAGGTGTCGGACAGAAGATCCTTGCAGATGCGATCAACACACCTGTAGTAGTTATGGAGACAGCAGGCGAAGGCGGACCATGGGGAATGGCTATCCTTGCTGAGTACATGGTAAAACGTGAAGAAGGCGAGAAGCTGGAAGACTACCTGAAGAATAAAGTATTCGGAAGCGATGCCGGAAGCAGAATCGATCCGGATCCGGAAGGCGTAGCTGGATACGAAGCATTTATGGAGACATACAAGAAAGGTCTTGACGTAGAGCGCAGAGCTTGTGCAGATCTGTAA
- a CDS encoding SDR family NAD(P)-dependent oxidoreductase, giving the protein MGKLEGKIAIVTGSGKGIGRDAALAIAAEGATVVTVARTQSDLDETVKMIEDAGGTAISLSRDLTDGEQVADMVKTVVDKYGRIDILVNNAGGYPKEIYKNIEHQAIKIWEWSEEQWDQIIKTNLRIPFLVTKNVVPVMIKQGKGDIVNVSSRMGRIASQMGAYAVAKGGIVTMTKTTAIQTKEYGIKCNAVSPGIVDTPGQRVYNHSVGQDGCPMGSSKDVAKAIIYLLADSPAVMTGQSIDLFTTV; this is encoded by the coding sequence ATGGGTAAATTAGAAGGAAAAATCGCAATTGTAACAGGATCAGGAAAAGGAATCGGACGTGACGCAGCACTTGCTATCGCTGCTGAAGGTGCCACTGTCGTAACAGTAGCAAGAACACAGTCTGATCTTGATGAAACAGTAAAAATGATCGAAGATGCCGGCGGAACAGCAATCTCACTTTCCAGAGACCTTACAGACGGAGAACAGGTTGCCGACATGGTCAAAACTGTTGTTGATAAATACGGAAGAATTGATATTCTCGTTAACAATGCAGGCGGATACCCAAAAGAGATCTACAAAAATATCGAACATCAGGCAATTAAGATCTGGGAATGGTCAGAAGAACAGTGGGATCAGATCATCAAAACAAACTTGAGAATCCCATTCCTTGTAACTAAAAATGTTGTACCTGTAATGATAAAACAAGGAAAAGGAGATATCGTAAATGTATCTTCAAGAATGGGTCGTATTGCATCTCAGATGGGTGCATACGCTGTTGCAAAAGGCGGTATCGTAACCATGACCAAGACAACTGCTATCCAGACCAAAGAATACGGAATCAAATGCAATGCCGTATCTCCTGGAATCGTGGACACACCGGGGCAGAGAGTCTACAACCACTCTGTAGGACAGGACGGCTGCCCGATGGGAAGCTCAAAAGATGTTGCAAAAGCAATCATCTACCTGCTGGCAGATTCACCGGCAGTTATGACAGGACAGTCTATCGACCTGTTCACAACAGTATAG
- the aroB gene encoding 3-dehydroquinate synthase — MKLTVNLEKDSYPIYIENNILSQAGDYIRKIYHGKRIMIISDDNVFPLYGDRLIHTLDSTYECHHLVLPHGESTKDFQTLPTVYKAMLEAKISRSDLVIALGGGVIGDLAGFAASSYLRGVRLVQIPTSLLAQVDSSVGGKVAVDLPEGKNLVGAFYQPSLVLIDPLVLNTLKERFISDGMGEVIKYGCIKDADLFSTLESHSSFEDLKEELPAIITRCVDIKRMVVENDQFDTGERMLLNFGHTLAHTIEQHFHYQRESHGEAVAIGMYQITRIAEEKGLTPKGTAERIQKVLKTYGLPFECGLTLGTLTEAIALDKKNLNGNLNVILLHEIGDSYIEATDIQFFAETARLV, encoded by the coding sequence ATGAAACTTACAGTTAATCTGGAAAAAGACAGTTATCCTATCTATATTGAAAATAACATATTATCCCAGGCCGGAGATTACATCCGAAAGATCTACCACGGAAAACGCATTATGATCATTTCCGATGACAATGTATTTCCGTTATATGGTGACCGGCTGATCCATACATTGGACTCCACTTACGAATGTCACCATCTGGTACTTCCTCACGGTGAATCAACCAAGGATTTCCAGACACTTCCGACTGTCTACAAGGCAATGCTGGAGGCAAAGATTTCCCGTAGTGATCTGGTCATCGCTCTTGGCGGCGGTGTCATCGGTGATCTTGCAGGATTTGCCGCTTCCAGTTATCTAAGAGGTGTAAGACTGGTACAGATCCCAACTTCACTGTTGGCGCAGGTTGATTCTTCTGTCGGTGGAAAAGTCGCAGTAGACCTTCCGGAAGGCAAGAATCTGGTCGGCGCATTCTATCAGCCTTCACTGGTGCTGATCGATCCACTGGTACTTAACACACTGAAGGAACGATTTATCAGCGATGGTATGGGAGAGGTTATCAAATACGGCTGCATCAAAGATGCGGATTTATTTAGTACCTTGGAATCACACAGTTCTTTTGAAGATTTAAAAGAAGAACTGCCTGCCATCATCACACGCTGTGTAGATATCAAACGAATGGTTGTAGAAAATGATCAGTTTGACACAGGTGAGCGTATGTTACTGAATTTCGGACATACACTGGCTCACACCATTGAACAACATTTCCATTATCAGCGGGAAAGTCATGGCGAAGCCGTTGCCATCGGCATGTATCAGATCACCAGGATTGCCGAAGAAAAAGGATTAACACCAAAAGGAACTGCAGAACGTATCCAGAAGGTTTTAAAGACCTACGGACTTCCTTTTGAATGCGGTCTCACTCTTGGGACATTAACCGAAGCGATTGCCTTAGATAAGAAGAATCTGAACGGTAATCTCAACGTCATACTACTTCATGAAATCGGTGACAGCTACATCGAAGCTACAGACATTCAGTTCTTTGCTGAAACAGCAAGGCTTGTATAA
- a CDS encoding L-ribulose-5-phosphate 4-epimerase — protein sequence MLEELKKEVYEANMLLPKYGLVTFTWGNVSGIDREKGLFVIKPSGVDYDKLTPEDMVVVDLQGNKVEGDLNPSSDTATHVELYNRFPNIGGVVHTHSPWATSWAQAGRGIPCYGTTHADYLYGTVPCVRNLTKEEIDEAYEKNTGVLIADRFDEDDLDYVATPAVLCKNHGPFTWGKDAHEAVHNAVVLEEVAKMAARCEMINPDVKPAPQELQDKHYYRKHGANAYYGQPGK from the coding sequence ATGCTGGAAGAATTAAAAAAAGAAGTATATGAAGCAAACATGCTTCTTCCAAAATATGGCCTGGTAACATTCACATGGGGAAATGTAAGCGGAATCGACCGTGAAAAAGGTCTTTTCGTAATCAAACCAAGTGGAGTAGATTATGACAAATTAACACCGGAAGATATGGTAGTTGTAGACCTTCAGGGTAATAAAGTAGAGGGAGACTTAAATCCATCTTCTGATACAGCAACACATGTAGAGCTGTATAACAGATTCCCGAACATTGGTGGTGTTGTACATACACATTCTCCTTGGGCAACAAGCTGGGCTCAGGCAGGAAGAGGAATCCCTTGCTACGGAACTACACATGCAGATTACCTGTACGGAACAGTACCATGTGTAAGAAATCTTACAAAAGAAGAAATCGATGAAGCTTATGAGAAAAATACAGGTGTCCTGATCGCAGACAGATTCGATGAAGATGATCTGGACTATGTTGCAACACCTGCAGTACTCTGCAAGAACCATGGACCATTCACATGGGGCAAAGATGCTCACGAAGCAGTTCACAACGCAGTAGTATTAGAGGAAGTTGCCAAGATGGCAGCAAGATGCGAAATGATCAACCCAGACGTTAAACCTGCACCACAGGAATTACAGGATAAGCATTACTATAGAAAACATGGAGCAAATGCTTATTATGGACAGCCGGGGAAATAA